One uncultured Carboxylicivirga sp. genomic window, CAAATGGCATGCAATTTACTTAAGAAGAGGAACGGATGCGATTGAAGCTGGCAATGTAGTTGAATCAGTGATCCGTAGAGAAGCGAGTGTTGAATACGATGAGTTAAGTTATTGTTCAACAACTTCATTAAACTCAGTTGAATTGCCAATTAATGTTGTAAATGCAAATGATGAGAATGTGACATGTACCTTATTACTGACTTTTGATCAGGAGGATAATTGCACTGTCTCTTCAAATGATAATGGTTTTGCAGTGACTGGTTCAGGTAAATTTGTGATTGATGGCGAAAAGAAAAGCTGGGGCGATAAAGATCGCAATGCCTTGTATCTGGATTATACAATCAATATGGATGGTAAAAGATATTCAACTAAAGATACTCTTGTGGTTAGAGACAGGGGTATTAAACCTGAATATTTTTCTCCTGAGTATATAGTTAAGTAGTATTTAAATTCATATTATAATGAAGTATTTAAATAAAATAGGGTTAGGAGTCATTGCCGTTTTGTCAATGGTTTCCTGCGCCGAAGATAGTTTACTTGACTTTGATGTCAAGAAACCTGAAAGTATTCAAAAGTATGAATACCTGAAAGACTATGATGTATTAAAGGCGTATGTTAATCGCACCGAAAACCCTGATTTCATTCTGGGAGCAGGCGTTTCGCTAAACGATTACATTAAAAAAGATTACAGAAATAGTTTCATTTCGTCCAATTTTGATGAAATGACTGCCGGTTATGCTATGAAGCATGGGGCCATTGTTGGTGATAATGGAAGTATGTCTTTTACCGGAGTTGAAAGATTTATTGAAACAGCAAAGGAAGCTGGAATTACCATTTATGGTCATACTTTATGTTGGCATGCTAATCAAAAAGCATCTTACCTGAATAGTACGATTGCTGATCGTGAGATTGAGATTGATCCGAATGATGCCAACAATGCTTTACAAATTACAACTCCAGAGGCAAAGGCCAATATCTGGGATTGGCAGCTTGAATACACAATGCCTACTCCATTAACTGAGGCAGTGGAATATACATTAACAATGCGTGCAAAAGCTTCAAGTGCATATACGGTTGGATTCTGGCGAACAGATGGGGCAACAACCAATTATGGTCCGGACATTGCTTTGGGTGAAACATGGGGCGATGTTACTGTAACATTTACACCTACTATGAATGCTACTAAACTACAGTTTTGTTTCGGAACATTTGGAGGTGATCTGTTTTTTGATGATATGGTGCTTACCGCAAGTGGTTCGGAAGATAATTTAATTGGAAATGGAAACTTCGATGAAGATGATCTAAGTCAATGGGGAAAACCTAGTTGGCATTCTTACACCTTTTCAATTGAAGGTACTGCTGAAGGACCTGCTACTTGGTGGACAAACCTGGTAAATAACAGTGATGTTGAATCTGATGATGTATCCAGCTTCTTCGCCACAGAGGCAACAAATGGCCCAAATCCGGCTACAATTGGTGCTGATGGCACAGGAGCAGATGGAGTGGGTAGAGCAATTGTTGTTAAGTCGGGAGATAATCCAAGTAATGACTGGGATACACAGTTCTTTGTGAAAGGACCTATGCAATTGGAAGAAGGTCAAGCCTATCGCTTTAGTATGAAGGTTAAAGCAGATAAGCCTGCAACTATAGCATCTCAAGCACATAATAATCCTGGAGGCTATTTACATTGGTCAATGGTTGGTAGTCCGGCAGTTACTACTGAATGGCAGGAATATTCTAATTCAGGAGTAATTTCAGCCAGTCAGGCAGGAATGAACACCATCGCGTTTAATCTTGCTATTCTAAAAGAAGCCAATACGTATTATTTCGATGATATTGTATGGGAGATTGAGGAATCAGGAAATACAATACCTCTGACAGATGAAGAAAAAAGAGATACTATTTCTTATGAATTAGAAAGATGGATTTCAGGAATGTTAGAGGTTTCAAAGGACTATGTAAAAGCATGGGATGTTGTTAATGAACCAATGGATGATGGAAATCCGTATGAATTAAAATCAGGCTTAAATAAAGCTCCTGCAGATTTTGCAAGTGATGAGTTTTACTGGCAGGATTATCTGGGTAAAGATTATGCCGTTATGGCCTTTAACCTGGCTCGTCAATATGGTAATGAAAGCGATATTCATTTTATTAATGATTATAACTTAGAGTATAATTTAGATAAATGTAAAGGATTAATTGCCTATGTTGAATATATTGAAAATCAAGGGGCCAGAGTTGACGGAATTGGAACTCAAATGCATATCAATATAGATTCAGACAAAGAAAAGATTGCTCAGATGTTTGAACTTTTAGCGGCAACTGGCAAGCTAATAAAGGTATCGGAGCTGGACATTGGTATCAATAAAAAAACATCAGAAGCAACAGAAGAAGATTATCAAGCACAGGCTGAAATGTACGCATATGTAGTGAATAAGTACAAGGAACTGATTCCGGTTTCACAACAGTATGGTATAACTGTCTGGAGCCCTACCGATAGTCCTGCTGAATCTTCATGGAGAGGTGGAGAACCAATTGGATTATGGACTTTAGGTTATTCACGTAAACACTCGTATGCTGGTTTTGCAGATGCATTGTTAGGTGAATAAAAAATGTTAGTTATTGAATTTAAGGAGGTCTTTGATGAATCAGACCTCCTTTTTTGTTAATTGATAAAATTCAATATAATAGGAAGATATGTCAGTTGATAGGAGTAGGTTTATCTTATGTTTGAAACAAAATACTTAAAATTAAAAGGCCTTTGTTACCTGTCGGTTTAAATTTGATGGATATGAACAGATAGATTAAATAACATGGAAAACAAAGCTATTGATGCTCTATTGTCTGTCAATCGAGTTTAAACAAATTGATGACTCAATACGAATTGTGAAACAGAAAAATCAAACTGAAATTAATTAGCTATTACCCTGCAATAATATCATTAACAAACTAAATACGATGAATTTGAAAAAAACAATTATAAAGTTGGTATTTACCTTTTCAGTGTTCAGCTTATCTTGGGGTAGTAATAATAGTTTTGCTCAAAATATTGATAATCAACTTTCATTTGGACAAATTGATGAAGGTTTTGCCTTGGTTTCAGCTCATAAAAATGTGGCTCCTCTCATTATAGATAGTGCAGATTATCATGGTGTTGCAATGGTTGTCGGTTGGTTTGCAAACGACCTAAAAATGGTCTCAGGACAGGTGGCAGAAATTCATCAATCGGAATTACCTCAGTCTAAACAAATGGTTTTGGTCGGAACCATTGGTAAAAACCAGTGGATTGATCAATTAATAAAAGAAGGTAAAATTGACGTTTCGGATATAAAAGGTCAATGGGAGCGAAGTCTTACCCAGGTTGTTGATAATCCGTTTCCGGGCATCGAGAAAGCATTAGTACTTACCGGAAGCGATAAACGAGGTACTATTTACGCAATGCTTAACTTATCAAGAGCTATGGGTGTATCGCCATGGTACTGGTGGGCAGACGTACCTGTTGATAAACACGAAGCAGTTTATGTGAAGGCAGGGCGTTATGTTACCGAAAGCCCTAAAGTTAAATACCGTGGAATTTTTCTGAATGATGAAGAACCGGCCTTAGGAGGTTGGGTTCGTGCAACCTTTGGCGGATTTAATTCTCAATTCTACAGTCATGTTTTTGAGTTAACCTTGCGTTTGCGAGGTAACTTCTTATGGCCTGCCATGTGGGGTAAAGCGTTTTTTGATGATGATCCTGAAAATGGTGTTTTAGCCGATAAGCTTGGAATTGTAATGAGCACCTCGCACCACGAACCCATGGGGCGTGCCCAGCAGGAATGGCACAGGTATGGTTCCGGCCCCTGGAATTACAACGAAAACAAAGACGTTCTTTCTGAATTCTGGAGAAAAGGAATGGAGCGGAATAAGGAATGGGAAACAATTGTAACAGTTGGAATGCGTGGCGATGGGGATGAAGCCATGGAGGAAGGTACAAACATTTCTCTGTTGGAAAAGATTGTGAAAGATCAGCGCATAGCTATCCGTAAAGTGACAGGTAAAAAAGCGGAAGAAACACCGCAGGTATGGGCTTTGTATAAGGAGGTGCAGGATTACTACGATAAAGGTATGCGTGTTCCTGATGATATTACTCTGCTACTTTGCGACGATAATTGGGGAAATGTTAGAAAATTACCCGATGTGAATGCTCCGGATCGTAAAGGCGGCTATGGAATGTACTATCATGTGGATTATGTTGGAGGGCCGAGAAGTTACAGATGGATTAATGTGAGCCAGATTCAGCGGATTTGGGAGCAAATGAGTCTGACCTATAGTCATGGCGTGGATCGTATTTGGGTGTTAAATGTTGGCGATTTAAAACCAATGGAGTTTCCGATAAGTTTTTTCCTTGATATGGCATGGGATCCAACTGTCTTTAATGCTGATAACCTATACCGTTATACTGTTAATTGGTGTACGGAGCAGTTCGGTGATAAATATGCTGAAGACGCAGCACGCATTCTTAATTTGTATACCAAATATAACCATCGGGTTACGCCCGAATTGCTCGATCATAAAACATTCAGTCTCAAAAATTACAATGAGTTTGAACGGGTACGTAATGATTATCGTGATTTAACACTGGATGCATTGCGCATTTATAATTTTTTACCTAACGAGTACAAGGATGCTTTTGATCAGTTGGTTCTTTTTCCAACCAATGCCAGTTGCAACCTTTACGAAATGTATTTTGCTGTGGCAATGAACCATAATCTGGCTGCCGAAAATGATCCGTGTGCCAATGATTGGGCCGATGTGGTAGAAGAGTGTTTTAAGCGCGATTCGCTGTTTACCGTACATTACAACAAGCAAATAGCCAATGGCAAATGGATTCATCAAATGGATCAGATACGTATTGGTTATAAAACATGGGCAGAGCCCCGCCAAAGTACAATGCCGGAAGTTGTTCGGATTGAAGTGCCTTTGAAATCTAACTCAGAACTCGTTTTTGTTGAAGCTGATGGATATGTTTCAATTGAAGCAGCTAATTATCAACATGCAAATGGAACCAACAAAATACGATGGAAGGTTATTCCCGACTTGGGCAAAACTGATTCAGGCATCACAACGTTCCCGCAGAATTTTTATCCATCCAAAGGAGATTCCGTTTACCTGGAATATGCCATTGATTTTAAATCGACCGGAACATTTGATATACATATTTGGGTTTCACCAACATTGAATTTCAATGCAAATAAAGGATTGCGTTATGCAGTTTCGGTTGATGGCGGTAAAGAGAAAGTGGTCAATTTTAATGGTGCATATCGGGGTGAACTTGGAAAATGGCAGGCAGAGAGGATGATTAAATCGACCGTACAACAGTCAATAAGCGATGCCGGTGTACATCTGCTTCGCATCCGGGTTCTGGAACCAGGTATTGTATTCCAGAAAATAATGATTGATACCGGAGGTTTAAAGCCTGCTTATTTGGGTGCACCTCAGAGCAAACAAAAAAAAAATAAAAAATGAATCGATATAAAATGAGGTTACGATTAGTATATATGCTTTTGCTTGCGGTAGTTTCACTTCCTTCGCTGGCTGCAGTAAAATTACCGCGCCTTGTGAGTAATGGCATGATTCTCCAGCGGGATGAACCTTTAAAAATATGGGGATGGGCCGATCCTTCGGAGAAAGTTACCGTTAAGTTTTTGGATAAAATTTATAAAACTAAAGCTGATAAAGCCGGCAATTGGCAATTGGAGTTGGCTCCGGCTTTAGCAGGTGGACCGTATACAATGGAAATAAACGAAATCGAATTAAGCGATATTTTGGTTGGTGATGTGTGGTTATCATCAGGACAATCAAATATGGAATTGCCTGTTCGAAGGGTAATGGATTTGTATGCCGAAGAAATCAATAAGGTAAATAATACCAATATCCGATTGTTTCGGTCTTCAACCCGAAAAGATGAAGTAACGGCACAACCCGACTATCCGGATGGATCATGGTTGCCTGCAACACCAAAAAATATTGGTGACTTCTCTGCTGTTTCTTGGTTTTATGCCAATAACCTGCATCAAAAATACCAGGTTCCAATCGGTATTATTAGTACCGCAATCGGTGGTTCACCAGCCGAATCGTGGTTAAGTAAAAATAAAGTTGAGAAGTACCTTACTGCCTGGACTGTAAAGAAAGCGCACAGCGATTCAGTTCGGGCAAAGATGAAGGAAGAAGAGCCTGAAAAACTGGCTTATAACTGGAGTGTCGAAGTGAATAAAAATGATCCCGGTACCGCTAGATGGTCAAAGGATGATGTTGATGTTACGGATTGGAACCAAATTTCCTTACCCGGATACTGGACAGACAAAGGAGTTGAATTGAGAAATGGATCTATTTGGTTCTGCAAGGAATTCAATTTGGCAGATTCCTTGGCTGTAAAAGAAGCTATTTTGCGTTTGGGATGCATTATCGACAGCGACTCTACATTTGTAAACGGCATTTTTGTTGGAAACATAACATACCGTTATCCACCGCGTATTTACAACTTGCCCAAAGGTGTGCTTAAAGCTGGAAGAAACAAGTTGATGGTACGCGTATTTTGTCAAGACGGACGTGGCGGTTTTGTAGAAGAGAAACCTTACGAAGTTCGAGTTGGTTCGCAGGTTATTGACCTTACAGGTGACTGGAAATATCATATTGGTGCAAAATTAAATCCTCCGTTTGGTCCTCCGGGACTATCCTTCATGCCTGGTGGTTTATTCAATAGTTTAATCAGTCCTGCACTTAATTACAAAATCAAAGGAGTGATATGGTTTCAGGGAGAATCGAACACCGGACGTGGAAAAGAATACGAACAATTGTTTAAAAGTATGATTCAGGATTGGAGGTCACAATTCGATCATTCTGAACTACCATTTTTGTATGCTCAGTTGGCCAATCTGGGTGTTCCTCAAAAACAAACAGTTAATAGTGCTTGGGCTGAAGTTCGTGATGCACAGCGTCGCACATTAGAACTGTCAAATACCGGTATGGCCGTTACCTTCGATATTGGAGAGTGGAACGACATTCATCCATTAAACAAAAAAGAAGTAGCACGACGTTTGTTTCTCGAGGCTCAGCGTGTTGCTTATAACAACATTTCGATTGTTAGTTCAGGACCATTGTATGAATCAATGAAAACCGAAGACGGAAGCATCATTCTTACATTCAAATCAGTCGGGCAGGGCCTATATGCCAATAGCCTCTTAGAAGGATTTCAGATTGCCGGAGAAGATGGTCGCTTCGTATGGGCTAATGCAGTCGTGATGAGCCGAAATACTGTAAAGGTGTGGAGTCCAAAAAATTCTGATCCAAAAATAGTACGATATGCCTGGGAGGATAATCCTGCAGGTGCAAACCTTAAAAATAAGGAAGAGCTCCCGGCTTCACCTTTTTCAACTGAAATTAAAAACAATTAATCAATTAAATGATGAATACAAGTTCTCATAAGCTCTCTGTTGTCGAAAAAATCGGGTATAGTCTCGGTGATCTGGCAGCCAATCTGGTTTTTCAAACCCTGATTACCTATTTAGCTTATTTCTATACCGATATTTACGGTCTTGAAAACAACGATGCCTCAGTAATAATGCTTGTTGTTGGTTTGGTTGCAGCCTTTATGTTTAACCCGATCATTGGTGCATTAGCTGACCGAACAAATTCTAGATGGGGAAAGTTTCGACCATGGATTTTATATACATCGGTTCCAATGGGAGTAGTGGCATTATTAGCCTTTACAACGCCCGACTTCGCATACCAGGGTAAACTGTTTTATGCTGCAGCAACCTATACGTTATTATTGTTGTTGTATGCGGGGAGCAATTTACCCTATTCAGCTTTGAGTGGTGTAATTACAGGTGATATGGGTGAGCGTAACAGTATCTCTTCTTATCGTTTTGTGGCGGTGATGTTTGCTCAGTTTTTCGTGCAGGTTTTTATGTTGCCAATTATCGAATATGCAGGCGGGGGCAATAAAGCAGCAGGAATGGAGGTAGTAATGACCTGGTTGGCTATTACTGGAACTATTATGTTGATTATTACCTTTTTTACAACCAAAGAACGAATTGTTCCCAAACCCGAACAAAATTCAACTCTAAAAGAAGATATCTCGGATCTTGTAAAAAACAGACCTTGGATCATTATGCTCACGGTGACCATTCTTATTTTTATCACCCTGGCAATGAAGGGAGGAGCGTATGTTTATTATTTTAACAACTACGTTGATACAATTGCGTTAGAAAAATTCATTCAACCCATTCTGAAGGTTTTATCTGCTATCGGACTCAACTTCTTTGGCTCTGATCCAACTTCTGCGGGTTTCGGACTATTTAATGCTGGTGGTATCATCTTTATGATTGTGGGTATTTCTTTTTCTAAAAAACTGGCCGACAAATATGGTAAACGGGATGTGTATATAAGTGGACTGTTTGTTTCAACCTTGTTCATTCTTGCTTTTTATGTTTTTCCCACACAAAGTGTGGTACTAATGTTTACATCTCAGATTTTTCACGGTTTCTTTTACGGTATTACCATTCCAATTCTTTGGGCAATGATTGCCGATGTTGCAGATTATTCCGAATGGAGAAATAACCGCCGAGCTACAGCTATTATATTTTCTGCCATGATGGTTGGTTTAAAAGCCGGATTGGCAATTGGTGGAGCATTGGTTGCCTGGATTCTTGGTTTGTATGGATATGTGCATAAAGAATTGTTGGATGCTGGTAGGGAAATTATTCAGCCCGAATCGGTTAGTGTTGGAGCAAAGATGCTGGTTAGTGTTTTCCCATCAATTCCTTTCTTAGTGGCTACCGGATTGCTTTTCTTTTATGTAATTAATAAAAAAATGGAAGTGCAGCTCGAAAAAGATTTGATGGCAAGGCGAAATGAAGAATAAAAACAATAAAATAACAGTAATTCAATAAAACACAGACAAAATGAAAAAGGTGAAATATAAACCATTATTACTTGTTCTTGCAGCGTTGCAATTGATTGCCTGTAACGGACCACAGCATGCAAATAAGGAAACGCTGAAAGATGCTTTTACTGGTAAATTCTATATTGGTACAGCTCTTAATGAATGGCAAATTACGGGTCGTGATACCGCTTCCTTAAATGTGGCAAAAGAACATTTTAATGCCATCGTTGCCGAGAATTGTATGAAAAGTGGAGAAATACAACCGGAAGAAGGAGTATTTGATTTTTCACTGGCCGATAAGTTCGTTGATTTTGGTGAGCAACACAACATGTTCATCACCGGTCATTGCTTGATATGGCATTCGCAGGCTCCTAGATGGTTTTTTACCGATAGCTTGGGAAATGATGTTTCACGTGAGGTTTTAATCGGCCGCATGAAAACACATATTGAAACAGTAGTGGGGCGTTATAAAGGTAGAATTAAAGGTTGGGATGTAGTAAATGAGGCGATTGTTGAAGATGGCTCATTTCGTAAAAGCAAATTTTATCAGATTGTTGGAGAGGATTTCATCAAGTTGGCCTTTCAGTTTGCCCACGAAGCCGACCCTGATGCAGAGTTGTATTACAACGATTACAACGAATGGTACCCAGGAAGGCGCGATGCAATAGTGAAAATGATTAAAAAGTTTAAGGCCGATGGAATACGTATTGACGGAATAGGTATGCAGGGACACATTGGTATGAGTGGTCCATCTATCGAGGAATATGAAGAAGCGATTACAGCCTATGCCAATGAGGGCATGAAAGTAATGGTGACAGAATTGGATATGTCTATTCTACCCAATCCGCGTTTTGGCGATATAGGTGCTGATATATCCACAAATTTCGAATATCGCAAAGAAATAAACCCTTATGAAGATGGAATAGTTCCACTGGAAAAGCAAAATGAGTGGGATTCGCGCATGGTTGAATTTTTTAATCTGTTTTTAAAACATTCTGATGATATAACAAGGGTAACGCTTTGGGGTGTTAATGACAGAACATCGTGGAAAAACAATTTTCCGGTTAGAGGACGTACAGATTATCCTTTGTTATTTGACCGGGAAAATCAACCAAAATCCATAGTAGGAAAACTGATTGATTTGGCTAAGCAGACGAAATAAGTATAACTTTAAAAATATTCAGAATGAAAGAACCAAGATACCTTGTACCTCATTTATATACTGCCGATCCGGCTGTACATGTGTTTAATGGCAAGTTATATATTTATCCTTCACACGACGTTGAGTCGGGCATACCCGAAAACGATAATGGTGATCACTTTGATATGCGCGATTATCATATCTTTTCAATGGATGATATTGAAGGTGAAGTGACTGATCATGGGGTTGGTCTGGATGTAAAAGACATTCCATGGGCAGGCCGCCAGTTATGGGATTGTGATGCAGCCTATAAAAACGGAAAGTATTATCTATATTTTCCATTAAAGGATCAAACCGACATTTTCCGCATTGGTGTAGCAATTAGTGATAAACCTGAAGGTCCTTTTATTCCCCAGGAAGCCCCAATGAAAGGAAGTTATTCAATTGACCCTTGTGTATTCGAAGATGAAGATGGTGTGCATTACATGTATTTTGGTGGTTTGTGGGGCGGACAATTGCAGCGATACAGAAAAAATAAAGCCATTGAATGCGGACATGAGCCTAATGACGATGAACCGGCATTGCCATCGAGGGTTGTGAAGTTGAGTGATGATATGCTCGAGTTTGGCGAAGAACCCAAAGAAGTGATTATTCTGGATGAAAAAGGTGATGTAATTTCTGCAGGTGACCACGATCGCCGTTTTTTTGAGGCATCGTGGATGCACAAGTACCAGGGTAAGTACTATTTCTCCTACTCAACCGGAGATACTCACAAACTGTGCTATGCCATCGGTGATAATCCGTATGGGCCATTTATCTATCAAGGGATTATTTTAACGCCAGTAGTTGGTTGGACCACACATCATTGTATTGTTGAGTTTAAAGAGAAATGGTACTTGTTTTATCATGATTGTGTTCCATCTGGTGGCAAAACCTGGTTACGAAGCTTAAAAGTAATTGAACTACAGTACGACAAAGGTGGTCAGATTGAAACTATCAATGGAATGATCTAGTTTTATCTATGCAATGAAATTAATAAAGGAGTAAAGCTGAAACCTTCTAATCTAAG contains:
- a CDS encoding endo-1,4-beta-xylanase; translation: MKYLNKIGLGVIAVLSMVSCAEDSLLDFDVKKPESIQKYEYLKDYDVLKAYVNRTENPDFILGAGVSLNDYIKKDYRNSFISSNFDEMTAGYAMKHGAIVGDNGSMSFTGVERFIETAKEAGITIYGHTLCWHANQKASYLNSTIADREIEIDPNDANNALQITTPEAKANIWDWQLEYTMPTPLTEAVEYTLTMRAKASSAYTVGFWRTDGATTNYGPDIALGETWGDVTVTFTPTMNATKLQFCFGTFGGDLFFDDMVLTASGSEDNLIGNGNFDEDDLSQWGKPSWHSYTFSIEGTAEGPATWWTNLVNNSDVESDDVSSFFATEATNGPNPATIGADGTGADGVGRAIVVKSGDNPSNDWDTQFFVKGPMQLEEGQAYRFSMKVKADKPATIASQAHNNPGGYLHWSMVGSPAVTTEWQEYSNSGVISASQAGMNTIAFNLAILKEANTYYFDDIVWEIEESGNTIPLTDEEKRDTISYELERWISGMLEVSKDYVKAWDVVNEPMDDGNPYELKSGLNKAPADFASDEFYWQDYLGKDYAVMAFNLARQYGNESDIHFINDYNLEYNLDKCKGLIAYVEYIENQGARVDGIGTQMHINIDSDKEKIAQMFELLAATGKLIKVSELDIGINKKTSEATEEDYQAQAEMYAYVVNKYKELIPVSQQYGITVWSPTDSPAESSWRGGEPIGLWTLGYSRKHSYAGFADALLGE
- a CDS encoding glycosyl hydrolase 115 family protein → MNLKKTIIKLVFTFSVFSLSWGSNNSFAQNIDNQLSFGQIDEGFALVSAHKNVAPLIIDSADYHGVAMVVGWFANDLKMVSGQVAEIHQSELPQSKQMVLVGTIGKNQWIDQLIKEGKIDVSDIKGQWERSLTQVVDNPFPGIEKALVLTGSDKRGTIYAMLNLSRAMGVSPWYWWADVPVDKHEAVYVKAGRYVTESPKVKYRGIFLNDEEPALGGWVRATFGGFNSQFYSHVFELTLRLRGNFLWPAMWGKAFFDDDPENGVLADKLGIVMSTSHHEPMGRAQQEWHRYGSGPWNYNENKDVLSEFWRKGMERNKEWETIVTVGMRGDGDEAMEEGTNISLLEKIVKDQRIAIRKVTGKKAEETPQVWALYKEVQDYYDKGMRVPDDITLLLCDDNWGNVRKLPDVNAPDRKGGYGMYYHVDYVGGPRSYRWINVSQIQRIWEQMSLTYSHGVDRIWVLNVGDLKPMEFPISFFLDMAWDPTVFNADNLYRYTVNWCTEQFGDKYAEDAARILNLYTKYNHRVTPELLDHKTFSLKNYNEFERVRNDYRDLTLDALRIYNFLPNEYKDAFDQLVLFPTNASCNLYEMYFAVAMNHNLAAENDPCANDWADVVEECFKRDSLFTVHYNKQIANGKWIHQMDQIRIGYKTWAEPRQSTMPEVVRIEVPLKSNSELVFVEADGYVSIEAANYQHANGTNKIRWKVIPDLGKTDSGITTFPQNFYPSKGDSVYLEYAIDFKSTGTFDIHIWVSPTLNFNANKGLRYAVSVDGGKEKVVNFNGAYRGELGKWQAERMIKSTVQQSISDAGVHLLRIRVLEPGIVFQKIMIDTGGLKPAYLGAPQSKQKKNKK
- a CDS encoding sialate O-acetylesterase translates to MNRYKMRLRLVYMLLLAVVSLPSLAAVKLPRLVSNGMILQRDEPLKIWGWADPSEKVTVKFLDKIYKTKADKAGNWQLELAPALAGGPYTMEINEIELSDILVGDVWLSSGQSNMELPVRRVMDLYAEEINKVNNTNIRLFRSSTRKDEVTAQPDYPDGSWLPATPKNIGDFSAVSWFYANNLHQKYQVPIGIISTAIGGSPAESWLSKNKVEKYLTAWTVKKAHSDSVRAKMKEEEPEKLAYNWSVEVNKNDPGTARWSKDDVDVTDWNQISLPGYWTDKGVELRNGSIWFCKEFNLADSLAVKEAILRLGCIIDSDSTFVNGIFVGNITYRYPPRIYNLPKGVLKAGRNKLMVRVFCQDGRGGFVEEKPYEVRVGSQVIDLTGDWKYHIGAKLNPPFGPPGLSFMPGGLFNSLISPALNYKIKGVIWFQGESNTGRGKEYEQLFKSMIQDWRSQFDHSELPFLYAQLANLGVPQKQTVNSAWAEVRDAQRRTLELSNTGMAVTFDIGEWNDIHPLNKKEVARRLFLEAQRVAYNNISIVSSGPLYESMKTEDGSIILTFKSVGQGLYANSLLEGFQIAGEDGRFVWANAVVMSRNTVKVWSPKNSDPKIVRYAWEDNPAGANLKNKEELPASPFSTEIKNN
- a CDS encoding MFS transporter, translated to MMNTSSHKLSVVEKIGYSLGDLAANLVFQTLITYLAYFYTDIYGLENNDASVIMLVVGLVAAFMFNPIIGALADRTNSRWGKFRPWILYTSVPMGVVALLAFTTPDFAYQGKLFYAAATYTLLLLLYAGSNLPYSALSGVITGDMGERNSISSYRFVAVMFAQFFVQVFMLPIIEYAGGGNKAAGMEVVMTWLAITGTIMLIITFFTTKERIVPKPEQNSTLKEDISDLVKNRPWIIMLTVTILIFITLAMKGGAYVYYFNNYVDTIALEKFIQPILKVLSAIGLNFFGSDPTSAGFGLFNAGGIIFMIVGISFSKKLADKYGKRDVYISGLFVSTLFILAFYVFPTQSVVLMFTSQIFHGFFYGITIPILWAMIADVADYSEWRNNRRATAIIFSAMMVGLKAGLAIGGALVAWILGLYGYVHKELLDAGREIIQPESVSVGAKMLVSVFPSIPFLVATGLLFFYVINKKMEVQLEKDLMARRNEE
- a CDS encoding endo-1,4-beta-xylanase, which gives rise to MKKVKYKPLLLVLAALQLIACNGPQHANKETLKDAFTGKFYIGTALNEWQITGRDTASLNVAKEHFNAIVAENCMKSGEIQPEEGVFDFSLADKFVDFGEQHNMFITGHCLIWHSQAPRWFFTDSLGNDVSREVLIGRMKTHIETVVGRYKGRIKGWDVVNEAIVEDGSFRKSKFYQIVGEDFIKLAFQFAHEADPDAELYYNDYNEWYPGRRDAIVKMIKKFKADGIRIDGIGMQGHIGMSGPSIEEYEEAITAYANEGMKVMVTELDMSILPNPRFGDIGADISTNFEYRKEINPYEDGIVPLEKQNEWDSRMVEFFNLFLKHSDDITRVTLWGVNDRTSWKNNFPVRGRTDYPLLFDRENQPKSIVGKLIDLAKQTK
- a CDS encoding glycoside hydrolase family 43 protein is translated as MKEPRYLVPHLYTADPAVHVFNGKLYIYPSHDVESGIPENDNGDHFDMRDYHIFSMDDIEGEVTDHGVGLDVKDIPWAGRQLWDCDAAYKNGKYYLYFPLKDQTDIFRIGVAISDKPEGPFIPQEAPMKGSYSIDPCVFEDEDGVHYMYFGGLWGGQLQRYRKNKAIECGHEPNDDEPALPSRVVKLSDDMLEFGEEPKEVIILDEKGDVISAGDHDRRFFEASWMHKYQGKYYFSYSTGDTHKLCYAIGDNPYGPFIYQGIILTPVVGWTTHHCIVEFKEKWYLFYHDCVPSGGKTWLRSLKVIELQYDKGGQIETINGMI